The sequence TACGGAAAGCACTCTCTGTTCCGTTCCCATGATGTACATCCCAATCTAAAATTAAAATTCGGTTTGTACCATACTTTTTGCGCAAATATTTTGCACCAATTGCAACATTGTTAAACAAGCAAAAACCCATTCCTTTTTCGAATTCAGCATGATGACCAGGAGGACGAATGAGAGCATATACATTTTTCACCTCTTCTGTCATTACAGCGTCAACGGCAGTTAGCACGCCCCCAGCTGACAATAAGGCAATTTCGTATGAATTTGGACCAACAAGCGCACGTACTCCTGCATCTCCACCACCTGTTTCACTTAGTTGCTTGATCCGTTCAATATATGTTTGTTCATGATTCATTTCGATTTCCCGTGGTGTAGCTGATCTAGGTTCAATCTGCTGAAGCTGTTTGATAAATTTCGAGCGCTCAAGTAAATTTTTAACACGTCGTTTCGTTTCTGGATTTTCAGCATGTATATCCTCTTGAATCCAACCACCGGCACTCAGATTTAATGCCCCGTTTCCAGTTTGATGCCAAAAATAACTTTCATCACAAATAAACCCTGTATGTTTCATCGCAACCCCTCCGTTTTTCACGAATTTACGTAGAAATGTATCATTCCGACAGCTGCTTTAATATTAGATTAGTAGTTATTATAGGTTAAAATAAATAGATAAAATTGTAAATACAATTTAAAAAATAACAAATATTATCTATACAGTCAACTCTATTATTTAGTAATCATGATTTTCGTCTTAAAAAAATCACAGTAGCCACTTATCTTTACCACAGCCATAAATTAGTATTAAATAAGCAAAATTAACATTTTTCATTTCTTGGAAATAAAAATTCTTGATCTAACCACTGACTTTTCTGGTACATGGGTGTTGACCAAGAATTAAAAGTTTTATTTTTCATTTCACACGTAAACACATGAAGGAGATCCCAACTCATTCATTCCCTTTTAAACACCAACTCTATTTATTTAATTTTTTTGTTCCTTACACCACATCACCAGGGTTAACAGTTCATTCATTAGCGCAGTATGACTCTAGAATACTTCCATTGATGCTAGACAGTCGACAAAGAATACGTTTACAAAATAACTTCGAATGCCTGTAACTTACTGTATGAATTGGTAACAAGCGAATACTTCATTAAATATAAGTTTGAAAGCACCAGTCATAGAATAACAATAGTATGGTTGTTCAATAGACCAGGCGGTTTGATTATGAATAAAAACCTAAAATTTTTCCCCTTGCAATTTATTTTTTTGAAACCAAGTAATTTTTAATTCGTATATAAGGTATATGTGAAAACATCTTACTAACTAGGGAGGTGAATCCGTTATTTCTATAGTGAACCATATTTAATTTAGAAATAGAAAAATTTACTAAATTTTTCTAGCTTTACATACAAGAATATGATAAATTAGTAACATATTTGCCTATTCTCTACATAAGTTTTAAAGGGAATCAGTTGTTTTGTAATTATTTAAATATTCTTTATTCAGGCAGGCGAATATACATTTTTTAATTGGAGGTATTAAAATGAAACGTACTGGTGAAATAATCTTTACGGTTATTGGGATGGTAATCTTTGGTTTAATGGTATTGGGAACGGCCAGCTTTCTATTTGCTGATAATGCTGCAGTAGAACAGCTAATAGAAGAGGTCATGCAAGAAGAGCAAGAAACTAACTTAAGTGCTGAAGAGGTCACTGTTGCTCTTGAAAGTGGAGCTACGACTTTATTAATTGTATCAATTGTTGGCATTGTTTTAGGAGGAATTTCTATCTTTTTACTGATAGGAAATAAAAAACCAAAAATTGCTGCGATTATACTGCTTATTACCGCAGTATTAGGTACTGTGCTAA is a genomic window of Virgibacillus proomii containing:
- a CDS encoding class II histone deacetylase; its protein translation is MKHTGFICDESYFWHQTGNGALNLSAGGWIQEDIHAENPETKRRVKNLLERSKFIKQLQQIEPRSATPREIEMNHEQTYIERIKQLSETGGGDAGVRALVGPNSYEIALLSAGGVLTAVDAVMTEEVKNVYALIRPPGHHAEFEKGMGFCLFNNVAIGAKYLRKKYGTNRILILDWDVHHGNGTESAFRTDPNVLFISIHQENTFPKNRGGITYTGEGEGEGFNVNIELPAGTGNEGYRYTFEQVVEPIIDQFQPEFIFISAGQDPSRFDPLGRMLVTASGFYDMALSIKRLAEKHCNGRLVACHEGGYSTAYVPFCTLRVLEALSGKTSGIADPFDLGYHEGPLYPNQIEAVDKVVNIQKKYWDL
- a CDS encoding DUF4064 domain-containing protein, whose amino-acid sequence is MKRTGEIIFTVIGMVIFGLMVLGTASFLFADNAAVEQLIEEVMQEEQETNLSAEEVTVALESGATTLLIVSIVGIVLGGISIFLLIGNKKPKIAAIILLITAVLGTVLTAFFGLFAGAAYLIAGIIALVRKEKQMIA